In Lactococcus paracarnosus, a genomic segment contains:
- a CDS encoding chloride channel protein, with amino-acid sequence MRLYYRDTAIWIALAVIIGLIVGVLDAVFGRVLLIITSFRTAHFFYLIPFLTIGGLITVFLYQRYGKVAGRGMGLIFNIGHHTDDVIPKRLIPLAMVATWLTHLFGGSAGREGVAIQIGATVANRIGDIAKVKNRHIMIMLGMAAGFSGLFQTPFAATLFAVEVLVAGVIYYSAILPTLVASVVAAQTSRFLGLSRISFSIVNLPKIDPMTIIKLLILGVIFGIVGFGFSWLLVKTKIKLATLLPNPYTRIIVGSIILSILFITLGQGRYSGLGTNLILDVFQGGHIFAWDFILKLVLTILTLSLGFQGGEVTPLFAIGATLGMVLGVLFGLPLTFVAALGYAAVFSSATNTFFAPILIGCELFGFSLLPYLFITISVSYAFNFNHSIYSAQSILKAKKTDH; translated from the coding sequence ATGAGACTTTATTATCGCGATACTGCGATTTGGATAGCACTAGCTGTAATTATTGGTCTGATTGTCGGTGTTCTTGATGCAGTATTTGGTCGTGTACTCCTGATTATAACTAGCTTTCGGACTGCACATTTCTTTTATTTGATTCCCTTTCTAACAATCGGTGGCCTTATCACCGTTTTTCTATATCAAAGATATGGCAAGGTCGCTGGTCGAGGCATGGGGCTGATTTTTAATATTGGGCATCATACTGACGATGTCATCCCCAAGCGTTTAATCCCTTTAGCCATGGTTGCAACCTGGTTAACCCATCTTTTCGGTGGGTCTGCTGGTCGTGAGGGTGTCGCAATCCAAATCGGGGCGACTGTCGCAAATCGTATAGGGGATATAGCCAAGGTCAAGAATCGTCATATTATGATCATGCTCGGTATGGCTGCGGGTTTCTCTGGCTTATTTCAGACACCTTTTGCAGCCACCTTATTTGCTGTCGAAGTGTTGGTCGCAGGTGTCATCTATTACAGTGCTATTTTACCCACATTAGTTGCAAGCGTCGTTGCTGCCCAGACATCCCGATTTTTGGGATTAAGTAGAATTAGTTTTTCTATTGTTAACTTACCTAAGATTGATCCGATGACGATTATAAAACTACTGATATTAGGTGTGATTTTTGGCATTGTCGGATTTGGGTTTTCTTGGTTACTTGTTAAAACGAAAATTAAGTTAGCCACACTTTTGCCCAATCCTTATACTAGGATTATTGTGGGTAGTATCATCCTATCTATCCTCTTTATCACTTTAGGCCAAGGGCGTTATTCTGGACTTGGCACAAATTTAATTCTTGATGTCTTTCAGGGTGGTCACATTTTTGCCTGGGATTTCATATTAAAATTAGTATTAACGATTTTAACGTTATCTCTTGGCTTCCAAGGTGGTGAGGTAACGCCACTCTTTGCAATCGGGGCCACGCTTGGCATGGTATTAGGCGTACTATTTGGCCTCCCCTTGACATTTGTAGCGGCATTAGGCTATGCTGCAGTTTTCTCATCTGCCACCAATACGTTTTTTGCACCAATTCTGATCGGATGTGAGCTCTTTGGTTTTTCATTACTGCCCTATTTGTTTATCACAATCTCAGTTAGTTATGCCTTCAATTTTAATCACTCAATCTATAGCGCTCAAAGCATACTAAAAGCTAAAAAAACAGATCACTAA
- a CDS encoding chorismate mutase, which produces MNLDEIRVDIDALDSQLIDLLEKRMHLVSQVATFKKMTGGRVLDNTRELIILEKVASHVQEPIFEETIVNTFKDILKNSRQYQEQALKN; this is translated from the coding sequence ATGAACCTTGATGAAATTCGCGTCGATATAGATGCATTAGATAGTCAACTGATTGACCTTTTAGAAAAACGGATGCACCTCGTCTCACAAGTTGCTACTTTCAAAAAAATGACAGGTGGCCGTGTCCTTGATAACACACGAGAACTCATTATTTTAGAAAAAGTCGCTAGTCATGTTCAAGAGCCTATCTTTGAAGAAACAATCGTGAATACCTTTAAAGATATCTTAAAAAATTCACGTCAGTATCAAGAGCAAGCCTTAAAAAATTAG
- a CDS encoding glutamine synthetase III: protein MMEKVNIPEIFAEDVFTDAVMQERLPKSVYKQFKKSIDEGRDLDLATADVIANEIRTWAIAKGATHFAHLFQPLTGVTAEKQDSFITAPKSDGSVVTAFSGKELIKGEPDGSSFPSGGLRVTFEARGYTVWDTTSSVFVRHDAAGTTLLIPTAFYSYNGEALDQKAPLLRSMQVISDSSIKLLRLFGNTSAKKVAPSVGAEQEYFLVDAGKFEQRKDLIYTGRTLFGAPAPKGQELDDHYFGTIRQRVAGFMKNINEELWKVGVTSKTQHNEVAPAQHEIAPIYANANVAVDQNQVVMQTLKRIACQHDMKCLLHEKPFAGVNGSGKHNNWSLVTDTGENLLEPGDTPHENKQFLLVLAAIIKAVDKYAGLLRESAADPGNDHRLGANEAPPAIISVFLGSQLEDIINQYIETGSASTSIEGGFLTTGSAALKDITKDATDRNRTSPFAFTGNKFEFRMVGSRDSIASPNIVLNTIVAEAFDDASERLAKATDFDAEVDALISEYAKAHSRIIFNGDGYSDEWVVEAEKRGLPNLKSIVDATEVLESEDVINLFDKYGVLTPTELKAREEVKYENYAKVINIEALTMIDMATKQIIPAVIKYTKSLADTVIAVKAAGSDASVQADILGEVSDLLKATKSALTELKTVTDQATQKEEGKVQARFYNEVVFKAMDALRAPVDKLEMIVDKEAWPMPSYGDLMFEV, encoded by the coding sequence ATGATGGAGAAAGTCAATATTCCAGAAATCTTTGCTGAGGATGTTTTCACAGATGCAGTCATGCAAGAGCGTTTACCTAAAAGTGTTTACAAACAATTTAAAAAATCAATTGATGAAGGACGAGACCTTGATCTTGCAACAGCCGATGTGATTGCAAATGAAATCCGTACTTGGGCGATTGCTAAAGGTGCAACACATTTTGCGCACCTCTTTCAACCACTTACTGGTGTTACTGCTGAAAAGCAAGATTCATTTATCACAGCACCAAAATCTGATGGTAGTGTTGTAACTGCCTTTTCAGGTAAAGAGTTGATCAAAGGCGAACCTGACGGATCTTCATTTCCTTCTGGTGGCTTGCGTGTAACATTTGAAGCTCGTGGCTATACTGTATGGGATACAACCTCTTCTGTATTTGTTCGTCATGATGCTGCAGGGACAACACTATTAATTCCAACTGCTTTCTATTCATATAATGGCGAAGCATTGGACCAAAAAGCACCGTTGTTACGTTCTATGCAAGTTATTTCTGATTCATCTATTAAATTACTCCGTCTTTTCGGTAATACAAGTGCTAAAAAAGTCGCGCCTTCTGTTGGTGCAGAACAAGAATATTTCTTAGTTGATGCTGGCAAATTTGAACAGCGTAAAGATTTGATCTACACTGGTCGTACCTTATTTGGCGCACCAGCACCTAAAGGTCAAGAGCTGGATGATCATTACTTTGGTACGATTCGTCAACGTGTAGCTGGCTTCATGAAAAATATCAATGAAGAGCTTTGGAAAGTTGGCGTAACTTCTAAGACACAGCATAATGAAGTTGCACCAGCGCAACATGAAATTGCACCGATTTACGCCAATGCAAACGTTGCTGTCGATCAAAACCAAGTTGTTATGCAAACCTTAAAACGGATTGCTTGCCAACATGATATGAAATGTTTGCTACATGAAAAACCATTTGCTGGGGTAAATGGCTCTGGTAAGCATAATAACTGGTCACTTGTCACAGATACTGGTGAAAACTTACTTGAACCAGGTGATACACCACATGAAAATAAACAGTTCTTACTTGTACTTGCAGCAATCATTAAGGCAGTGGATAAATATGCTGGCTTGCTACGTGAATCTGCAGCAGACCCAGGTAATGACCACCGCTTAGGTGCAAACGAAGCGCCACCAGCAATCATCTCAGTCTTTTTGGGATCCCAGTTAGAAGATATTATTAACCAATATATTGAAACTGGTTCAGCTTCAACATCTATCGAAGGTGGGTTCTTAACAACTGGTTCTGCAGCCTTGAAAGATATCACTAAAGATGCAACTGACCGTAACAGAACATCTCCATTTGCCTTTACAGGTAATAAATTTGAGTTCCGTATGGTTGGGTCACGTGATTCGATCGCCTCACCAAATATCGTCTTAAACACGATTGTGGCAGAAGCCTTTGATGATGCATCAGAACGTCTGGCAAAAGCGACAGATTTCGATGCAGAAGTAGATGCACTCATTTCTGAATATGCGAAAGCACATAGCCGAATCATCTTTAATGGCGATGGCTACTCTGACGAGTGGGTTGTCGAAGCTGAAAAACGTGGTCTGCCAAATCTTAAATCGATTGTTGATGCGACAGAAGTTTTGGAGTCTGAAGACGTGATCAACTTGTTTGATAAATATGGCGTCTTGACACCAACTGAGTTAAAAGCGCGTGAAGAAGTCAAGTATGAGAATTATGCTAAAGTCATCAATATCGAAGCCTTGACCATGATCGATATGGCGACTAAACAAATTATTCCTGCTGTCATCAAATATACTAAGTCACTAGCTGACACTGTGATTGCAGTCAAGGCAGCTGGTAGCGATGCTAGTGTTCAGGCGGATATTTTAGGAGAAGTATCTGACTTACTTAAAGCAACTAAGTCAGCACTTACTGAGCTTAAAACAGTGACAGACCAAGCAACTCAAAAAGAAGAAGGCAAAGTACAAGCCCGCTTCTATAACGAAGTTGTCTTCAAAGCAATGGATGCCCTTCGTGCACCTGTTGATAAACTTGAAATGATCGTCGACAAAGAAGCATGGCCAATGCCATCATATGGCGATTTGATGTTTGAAGTTTAA
- the dnaX gene encoding DNA polymerase III subunit gamma/tau: MSYQALYRKYRSQRFDDMVGQEVVSKTLKNAIVTNQISHAYLFSGPRGTGKTSAAKIFAKAINCPNQVAGEPCNHCEICQGVTNGSLEDVIELDAASNNGVDEIREIRDKSTYAPSRATYKVYIIDEVHMLTTGAFNALLKTLEEPTENVVFVLATTEIQKIPATILSRVQRFAFRAITSVDISQHLADILTQEAVTFETDAIDLIATAADGGMRDALSTLDQALSFSENGLTLDVALLVTGAISKQALAAYIKAISEEKVEEALAQLDQIFGDGKNMIRFTEDLMGHFRDMLLADPATLPIAKAQIFNWIDIATQTLQTLKQTTQEKIAADVMTMRLSESLKTVDYTTVIADLQAQVADLSHKLTSGEFTTTPTAPARAEKKITAKSSASYFSKDFVFKALSQATNEARTAIQGAWEEVINSFDSGFGKSMLQSTSAVAASREFVVVTFESEFIAQKAVQNEELKVQFGNYMSNIVGFAPEIIALTSEDWLAIRTEYAALQKSKRTDSDAPPDMDQEQETTTKGSDNQIIDQAQALFGDVVEIIAD, translated from the coding sequence ATGAGCTATCAAGCCCTCTATCGTAAGTACCGAAGCCAACGCTTTGATGACATGGTTGGCCAAGAAGTTGTGTCGAAAACATTAAAGAATGCCATCGTCACAAATCAAATTTCGCATGCCTATCTGTTTTCTGGCCCTAGGGGCACTGGTAAAACATCAGCTGCAAAAATTTTTGCAAAAGCGATTAACTGTCCAAATCAAGTAGCTGGCGAACCGTGTAATCACTGCGAAATCTGTCAAGGTGTCACCAATGGCTCCCTTGAGGACGTGATTGAGCTGGACGCTGCATCAAATAATGGTGTAGATGAAATCCGTGAAATTAGGGATAAGTCAACCTATGCACCCTCTCGTGCTACCTATAAAGTTTATATTATAGATGAGGTTCACATGCTGACGACAGGGGCCTTTAATGCCCTCCTCAAAACGCTTGAGGAACCAACTGAAAATGTCGTTTTTGTATTGGCAACAACTGAAATTCAGAAAATACCAGCAACGATTTTATCACGCGTCCAACGATTCGCCTTTAGAGCGATCACATCAGTCGATATTAGTCAGCATTTAGCCGATATATTGACACAAGAAGCAGTCACATTTGAAACAGATGCCATAGACTTGATTGCGACTGCAGCTGATGGCGGCATGCGTGATGCGCTATCAACACTTGATCAAGCCTTAAGCTTTAGCGAAAATGGCTTGACCCTGGATGTCGCTTTATTAGTAACAGGTGCTATTTCAAAGCAGGCTTTAGCGGCCTACATTAAGGCAATCTCAGAAGAAAAAGTCGAGGAGGCTCTTGCTCAACTAGATCAAATTTTTGGTGATGGAAAAAATATGATCCGCTTTACCGAGGACTTGATGGGTCATTTTCGAGATATGCTTTTAGCAGATCCGGCGACACTCCCTATAGCCAAGGCACAAATTTTTAACTGGATTGATATCGCGACACAAACTCTGCAAACGCTGAAACAAACCACACAAGAGAAAATTGCTGCTGACGTCATGACCATGAGGCTGTCTGAGTCTCTAAAAACAGTTGATTATACGACTGTCATTGCTGACTTACAAGCGCAAGTTGCTGACTTAAGTCACAAGCTTACTTCAGGTGAGTTCACGACGACGCCTACAGCACCAGCTAGGGCTGAAAAGAAAATCACAGCAAAGTCTAGTGCCAGCTACTTTAGTAAAGACTTCGTCTTTAAGGCGCTATCTCAAGCAACAAACGAGGCTAGAACAGCGATTCAGGGTGCGTGGGAAGAAGTTATTAACTCCTTTGATAGTGGATTTGGGAAATCTATGTTGCAAAGTACCTCAGCAGTTGCCGCCTCAAGAGAGTTTGTTGTTGTGACCTTTGAAAGTGAGTTTATTGCCCAAAAAGCAGTTCAAAATGAAGAGCTAAAAGTGCAATTTGGCAATTATATGTCAAATATTGTCGGGTTTGCTCCTGAAATTATCGCCTTAACAAGTGAAGATTGGCTAGCGATTCGAACAGAATATGCTGCCTTACAAAAGAGCAAAAGGACTGATTCTGATGCACCTCCGGATATGGATCAGGAACAAGAGACGACAACAAAAGGATCAGATAATCAAATCATTGACCAAGCACAAGCTTTATTTGGTGATGTCGTTGAAATTATAGCGGATTAA
- a CDS encoding GAF domain-containing protein, translated as MNKMSRQEKYELALLQLDALLDETGNALSNLANACALLSQVLTNQVFVGFYLFDGEKLVLGPFQGGISCVNITLGKGVCGQAASENKTIIVDDVRLHQNYIACDAAARSEIVVPLVKHGELLGVLDLDATIVKGYDQIDRVFLEQFCHLLIEKTTWHFNQFSIEAKDKK; from the coding sequence GTGAACAAGATGTCGAGACAAGAAAAATATGAGCTAGCCCTGTTACAACTTGATGCATTGCTTGATGAAACAGGAAATGCGCTTTCAAATTTGGCAAATGCCTGTGCGCTATTATCACAAGTTCTCACGAATCAAGTATTTGTAGGCTTCTACTTATTTGATGGGGAAAAACTGGTTTTAGGGCCATTTCAAGGCGGCATTTCATGTGTCAATATTACCCTTGGTAAAGGTGTTTGTGGTCAAGCCGCCAGTGAAAATAAGACGATCATCGTGGATGATGTCAGATTGCATCAAAATTATATCGCTTGTGACGCAGCGGCCCGTTCTGAGATTGTCGTTCCCCTGGTTAAACATGGGGAATTACTCGGTGTCCTTGACTTAGATGCCACTATAGTCAAGGGATACGATCAAATTGATCGTGTCTTTCTTGAGCAATTTTGCCACCTATTAATCGAAAAAACGACTTGGCATTTTAATCAATTTTCAATTGAAGCAAAGGATAAAAAATGA
- a CDS encoding epoxyqueuosine reductase QueH, producing MKDSTEILRTYKVGQKVNYDKVLQEVMADWQLQQVRPSILLHSCCAPCSTYSLEYLSTYADVTILFANSNIHPASEYKRREQVQKDFIETFNQRTGAKVGFMSSPYEPAVFNQMVMAKGLESELEGGKRCTACFQMRLDIVAEKAQALGFDYFGSALTVSPHKNSQVINEVGLDMQKIYAVNYLPSDFKKNNGYRRSVDMCGEYDIYRQCYCGCVFAAKQQGVDLKAVNAAAKSYLVEQDRNL from the coding sequence ATGAAAGATTCGACAGAAATTTTAAGGACATATAAGGTTGGTCAGAAAGTCAACTATGATAAGGTATTACAAGAAGTCATGGCAGACTGGCAGTTACAGCAGGTTCGACCAAGCATCTTACTGCATAGTTGTTGTGCCCCGTGTAGTACGTATAGTCTAGAGTATTTATCCACCTATGCGGACGTGACGATTTTATTTGCCAACTCTAATATCCATCCAGCAAGCGAGTACAAGCGAAGAGAGCAAGTCCAAAAAGACTTCATCGAGACCTTTAATCAAAGAACGGGCGCAAAGGTTGGTTTTATGTCGAGTCCCTATGAACCGGCTGTTTTTAACCAGATGGTCATGGCTAAAGGACTTGAATCTGAACTTGAGGGTGGCAAACGCTGTACAGCTTGTTTTCAAATGCGCTTGGACATCGTTGCCGAAAAAGCGCAAGCACTCGGTTTTGACTACTTTGGCAGTGCCCTTACCGTTTCACCTCATAAGAACAGCCAAGTGATTAATGAAGTAGGCTTAGATATGCAAAAAATCTATGCCGTGAATTATCTACCGAGTGATTTCAAGAAGAATAATGGCTACCGTCGATCGGTAGATATGTGTGGTGAATATGATATTTACCGTCAGTGTTACTGTGGCTGTGTATTTGCTGCCAAACAGCAAGGTGTTGATTTGAAAGCAGTGAATGCAGCAGCCAAATCTTACCTGGTAGAACAAGATAGGAACCTGTAG
- a CDS encoding WxL domain-containing protein, producing MELRTMLKCTLALTSIVTGGLVANATIVKADDNYPDALHANMQSDLTFIKTDTPTPPTPPGPKPDPDKIPNPTPNPKGAELMISYAPNLKFGTQLKSDTSFFAKADIDSKGIEFLPFISVSDNRGSERKGWKLTVKQDAPFQSTRDSKKELAGATLTFSNLFYDAEAGAPKAVSSDITLSTAAADLATADMTTGIGSWSLGLGKLEEGIVDYTADKDGKMTPVKGQVTKGVKLSIPSTSVKESDTYSTTITYELIADPAA from the coding sequence ATGGAATTAAGAACGATGTTAAAATGCACACTTGCCTTGACAAGTATTGTAACTGGCGGGTTAGTTGCAAACGCAACGATAGTTAAGGCTGATGACAACTATCCGGATGCCTTGCATGCTAACATGCAATCTGATCTGACATTTATAAAAACAGATACCCCGACACCACCAACACCGCCTGGGCCAAAACCTGATCCAGATAAAATCCCAAACCCCACACCAAATCCAAAGGGTGCGGAATTAATGATTTCTTATGCACCTAATTTAAAATTTGGTACCCAGTTGAAATCAGATACAAGCTTTTTTGCTAAAGCGGATATCGATAGTAAAGGCATTGAATTCTTACCTTTTATCTCAGTATCAGATAATAGGGGATCTGAGCGAAAAGGCTGGAAATTAACAGTAAAACAAGATGCGCCTTTCCAGTCGACACGAGATAGCAAAAAAGAATTGGCTGGTGCCACGCTTACATTCTCTAATCTATTTTATGACGCTGAGGCTGGTGCTCCTAAAGCTGTTTCTAGTGACATTACCTTATCTACTGCAGCAGCAGACCTTGCAACTGCCGATATGACAACTGGTATTGGGTCATGGAGTCTTGGGCTAGGTAAATTAGAAGAGGGTATCGTAGATTACACAGCAGATAAAGACGGCAAGATGACACCTGTCAAAGGTCAAGTCACAAAAGGTGTAAAGTTATCGATACCAAGTACTTCTGTTAAAGAATCAGATACTTATAGTACGACGATTACTTATGAATTGATCGCAGATCCAGCAGCATAG
- a CDS encoding BspA family leucine-rich repeat surface protein yields the protein MKKNRLFILFSMIFLITTISLTSIARAVAIKQDTTDVSSDDTEKNKEQETGSSSAADEQRTDEQETALSTTDQQKDEVIASSTNQEHTETGGAEDFNDDALKWKDATWTFDRDSGILTINSGELGSYESSPWRRSDDKKIDGNQVKQIIFSGDNKAPKYSGSLFANLPNLTEIVNLAKLDTSQATNMDRMFLGCRSLKSIDLSQFNTGNVTSTEWMFQDCSSLTELNLKAFDTSNVTKIWMMFSGCASLTSIDLSNLDVKNVATMGKLFYGCSSLTSINLSGFDTSSAVNMGHMFQGCTSLKNLDLSSFKIKKVTTMMQMFRDVPLSSLTLGADFKFIGIDAGLSNPTALNTGDKLTGNWIKNDGKSAAYTTKNFIAKYGKTDDLKAGTYVAELKNNTAILETAIAFSTDSGGTVAKNAVIGDQLQGEIIVKHSAASPTEATAVAVKLSNIKLLTDVWALSPTVTVTTFDQTGKQTASNEQTIKNNELSLPTLPYGSYFKIRFTGTVWEKSDASPGYNYQYTLCHKNKSGTQKVEKTANFIINSGALNFKSVPNISFNDSYLPTEFNQIIDRKDADYAISVADYRSAQLPSDDAQAKPDRRNWDVIATASPFKDAAGKEIKLSTMAISFTNELGETTELGSDETRIASHDVAGETAKNNHLTKLSWAKDNGFKVVVHNRTDLDTTSYTAEVTFDLRTAP from the coding sequence ATGAAAAAAAATAGATTATTCATTCTGTTTTCTATGATATTTTTGATAACAACGATATCATTAACGAGTATTGCACGGGCAGTCGCCATCAAACAAGATACGACCGATGTATCAAGCGATGATACAGAGAAAAATAAAGAACAAGAGACTGGTTCATCATCAGCTGCTGATGAACAGCGTACGGATGAACAAGAAACTGCCTTATCAACTACTGACCAACAAAAAGATGAAGTGATAGCCTCATCCACTAATCAAGAGCATACAGAAACAGGCGGAGCTGAAGACTTTAATGATGATGCGCTTAAATGGAAAGATGCCACATGGACATTTGATCGTGATTCAGGTATCTTAACGATCAATTCAGGAGAGCTTGGTAGCTATGAATCCTCTCCGTGGCGTCGGTCTGATGATAAAAAAATCGACGGTAATCAGGTCAAACAGATTATCTTTTCGGGTGATAACAAAGCACCAAAATATTCAGGCTCCCTATTTGCTAACTTACCAAACTTGACGGAAATCGTTAACTTGGCTAAACTTGATACCTCGCAAGCAACAAATATGGATCGGATGTTCCTTGGTTGTCGGTCTCTTAAATCAATAGATTTATCTCAGTTTAATACTGGAAATGTAACCAGTACTGAATGGATGTTTCAAGACTGTTCATCACTTACAGAATTAAATCTTAAAGCCTTTGATACCTCAAATGTTACAAAAATATGGATGATGTTTAGTGGATGTGCTAGCCTGACAAGTATCGATTTGTCAAACTTAGATGTAAAAAATGTTGCTACGATGGGCAAATTATTTTATGGGTGTTCAAGTTTGACAAGCATTAACCTATCAGGCTTTGATACATCAAGTGCTGTAAATATGGGACATATGTTTCAAGGCTGTACTTCCCTTAAAAACCTTGATTTGTCGAGCTTTAAAATAAAAAAAGTGACAACGATGATGCAGATGTTTCGTGACGTCCCGCTTTCTAGTTTAACACTAGGTGCTGATTTTAAATTCATAGGAATCGATGCTGGCTTATCTAACCCTACTGCATTAAATACGGGTGATAAGCTAACCGGAAACTGGATAAAAAATGATGGCAAGTCTGCAGCTTATACGACTAAAAATTTCATAGCTAAATATGGAAAGACTGATGATTTAAAAGCTGGTACCTACGTGGCTGAACTGAAAAATAATACTGCTATCTTAGAGACAGCTATCGCCTTTAGTACTGATTCGGGAGGAACAGTTGCGAAGAATGCTGTGATTGGGGACCAGTTACAAGGGGAAATCATCGTCAAACATAGTGCAGCATCACCGACAGAAGCAACTGCAGTCGCTGTTAAATTATCAAATATAAAGCTTTTGACAGATGTCTGGGCATTATCGCCTACTGTTACAGTCACAACATTTGATCAAACAGGTAAGCAAACAGCAAGTAATGAGCAAACGATTAAAAATAATGAACTTAGTCTGCCCACTTTGCCTTATGGGTCATATTTTAAGATTAGGTTTACAGGGACTGTCTGGGAAAAATCAGATGCATCTCCAGGCTATAATTATCAATATACGCTGTGTCATAAAAATAAATCAGGAACACAAAAGGTTGAAAAAACGGCTAACTTCATCATTAATAGTGGTGCTTTAAACTTTAAATCAGTACCTAATATCTCCTTTAATGACAGCTACTTACCGACCGAATTCAACCAGATAATTGACCGAAAAGATGCTGACTATGCAATTTCAGTAGCAGACTATCGTAGCGCTCAGCTACCGTCTGATGATGCACAGGCAAAGCCTGATCGCCGCAACTGGGATGTCATAGCAACAGCTAGTCCGTTCAAGGATGCTGCTGGTAAAGAGATTAAGTTATCCACTATGGCAATCAGTTTTACAAATGAATTAGGGGAAACAACAGAACTCGGCTCGGATGAGACACGGATTGCATCTCATGATGTGGCAGGTGAGACTGCTAAAAATAATCATCTGACTAAGTTATCTTGGGCTAAAGATAATGGATTTAAAGTAGTTGTCCACAATAGGACTGATTTGGACACTACAAGCTATACTGCTGAGGTAACATTTGACTTACGGACTGCACCTTAA
- a CDS encoding DUF916 and DUF3324 domain-containing protein has product MKKKIYILLVSLIVLLSAASVSADTSKSFSVTPLDPETKQTQSSYYDLKVSPNEQKVLPIRIFNGADQAVKVKLKLNNGATNSNGITDYSGNVKRNATLKVGFTDVATVESEDVTIPAKSAVDVPVTIKMPETQYDGQILGGIRVTSAEVKEKPKTSGIESNIAYTVGVVLRETDTKVKPSMSVLDAKIEQRNSQNVISATLQNGAPVIIKKLEAKSSVTKEGSKKVLYEAENTSMRMAPNSQFDYGINLVNNGFKSGKYLMTVSGKADGEPFSFTKKFTIKSKEAKEFNKNSVYVTDKSTNNTYLFWIIGALVLIILAFIIWYIKKNRKPIVDK; this is encoded by the coding sequence TTGAAGAAAAAAATTTATATACTATTGGTTAGTCTCATTGTTTTGCTAAGTGCAGCAAGCGTATCAGCAGATACGAGTAAAAGTTTTTCAGTAACACCTCTTGATCCTGAAACAAAACAAACACAAAGTAGTTATTACGATTTAAAAGTATCACCAAATGAACAAAAAGTGCTACCAATTCGTATCTTTAATGGGGCAGATCAAGCAGTCAAGGTCAAGCTAAAACTTAATAACGGTGCTACAAATAGTAATGGGATTACGGATTATTCTGGTAATGTCAAAAGAAATGCAACTTTAAAAGTAGGATTCACAGATGTTGCCACTGTCGAGAGTGAAGATGTGACGATTCCAGCAAAAAGTGCGGTAGATGTTCCAGTAACGATTAAGATGCCTGAAACGCAATATGATGGACAGATTTTAGGTGGTATACGTGTCACATCTGCAGAAGTAAAAGAAAAACCAAAAACAAGTGGGATAGAGAGTAATATTGCCTATACTGTTGGTGTCGTGTTACGCGAAACAGATACTAAGGTAAAACCAAGTATGTCGGTTCTAGATGCTAAAATAGAACAACGTAATTCACAAAATGTTATCAGTGCGACCCTTCAAAATGGCGCACCTGTTATTATAAAAAAACTAGAAGCAAAATCATCTGTAACTAAAGAAGGTTCAAAAAAAGTATTATATGAAGCTGAAAATACTAGCATGAGAATGGCGCCTAATTCTCAATTTGATTATGGTATAAATTTAGTCAACAATGGGTTTAAGTCAGGTAAGTACCTCATGACTGTATCTGGTAAAGCTGATGGGGAACCTTTTTCGTTCACTAAAAAGTTTACGATAAAATCAAAAGAGGCAAAAGAGTTTAACAAAAATTCAGTCTACGTGACTGATAAATCGACAAATAATACTTACTTATTCTGGATTATTGGTGCTTTAGTATTGATTATCCTTGCGTTTATCATTTGGTATATCAAAAAAAATAGAAAACCGATTGTTGATAAATAA